aatcaagcaagttGCTTTGTTTTGTAgtgttgagtttttaaaaatgtcaaagctatactcatccaggccagtggtGAGTGACTTATGCCTTGTGGATACAAGAAGCTTTAGGTGGTCAGGAAGTTAGTTACTCACTGCATAATTCCGAActgctgacctgctcttgtagtcacagtatttatgagGCCAGTCCAGTTGCTTCAGGTCAAAGGTGTACGTAGGAATTTGGATGTTGTTGATACAATAGTCAGGAACAGTAATACCACTGAATGCCAAGATGTGATGGTTGTATTCACCATTGCCTAGCTAGCActtctgtggcacaaatgttatttgtcaCTTATGTGCCCTATTCTGAACTTTTCCTGCATACAGACTCAAACTGCAACTTAGATACTGAAATAAATGGTACTTTTAGCAAACAGCCAGACTTTTGACCTTGTGattggaggaaaggtcattgatgaaacagctgaaaatggttCTGAGAAACACTTGCAGTGATGTTCTGAGGCTGTGATAATtgtcctccaacaaccacaagcaTTTTCTTTATTGTTAGGTATGATTTCAATGAGTGAAGTGTTTCCCCTATGCTCCCATTaggctaaggctccttgatgtcacactgaatcaacactgatgtggagatgccggcgttggactggggtgaacacagtaagaagttttacaacaccaggttaaagtccaacaggtttgtttcaaacacaagctttcggagcgcagctccttcctcaggagaatggcgaggtatgttccagaaacatttatatagacaaagtcagagatgctggacaatgcttggaatgcgagcatttgcaggtaatcaaatcattacagatccagggagagggataatcacaggttaaagaggtgtgaattgtctcaagccagaacagttggtaggattttgcaagtccaggccagatggtggggggtggatgtaatgcgacatgaatccaagatccctgttgaggccgcactcatgcgtgcggaacttagctataagtttttgctcggcaattctgcgttgtcgcgtgtcctgaagaccgccttggagaacgcttacccggagatcagaggctgaatgcccttgactgctgaagtgttccccgactggaagggaacattcctgcctggtgattgtcgcacgttgcccgttcattcgttgtcgcagtgtctgcatggtctcgccaatgtaccacgctttgggacatcctttcctgcagcgtaagaggtagactacattggtcgagtcgcacgagtatgtgccacgtacctggtgggtggtgttaccacgtgtaatggtggtatccaagtcgatgatctggcatgtcttgcagagattgtcatAATGatgacccacacccccactactggccttcaaacaaccgctcaacctcaaaccattgtttgcagcaaattacccagccttcagaacagcgaccacgacaccacacaaccctgccagggcaatctctgcaagacatgccagatcatcgacttggataccaccattacacgtggtaacaccacccaccaggtacgcagcacATACTCGTgggactcgaccaatgtagtctacctcttacgctgcaggaaagaatgtcccgaagcgtggtacattggcgagaccatgcagacactgcgacaacgaatgaacgggcatcatgcgacaattaccaggcaggaatgttcccttccagtcggggtacacttcagcagtcaagggcattcagcctctgatctccgggtaagcgttctccaaggcggtcttcaggacacgcgacaacgcagaacttatagctaagttccgcacgcatgagtgcggcctcaacagggatcttggattcatgtcgcattacatccaccccccaccatctggcctggacttgcaaaatcctaccaactgttctggcttgagacaattcacatctctttaacctgtgattatccctctacctggatctgtaatgatttgattacctgcaaatgctcgcattccaagcattgtccagcatctctgactttgtctatataaatgtttctggaacatacctcgccattcacctgaggaaggagctgcgctccgaaagctcgtgtttgaaacaaacctgttgaactttaacctggtgttgtaagacttcttactgtgaatcAACACTGCCTGTCAAAggcagccaccctcacccccagcattCAGCCCTTTCGACCAAGCCTCTTAACACTGCATGGAGCTGATTGGCCCCAATAGAACCCAACTATTTTGCATTAGTAAGCAGATTACCACTGAGTTAACGCTCCTTTACAACAGTCAACAACAACAGCTTCCATTACTTTGTTCATGATTGCGAGCAGACTGATGGGACAGCAATTGACCAAATTGGATTTCTCTTGCTTTTTGTAGTGAGGCTATATCTCAgaatttttccacattgtcatcTGGATGCCCAggttgtagctgtgctggaactgACTGACTAGGAGGGAAGCGAGTTCTGGGGTACAAGTCTTCAGGATAATAACTATGATGCATTGTGGCTTTAGCCaatttcttgatatcacctggAATTAACTGAATTGGTTAAAGACTGGCTACGGAGATGCTAGAGGCCTCAGGATGATGGACCAACCACTCCAACTGAAACATGTTAGCcatacagcaagattccacagacTGCAacgtgggcagcatagtggcagtggttagcattgttgcttcagaacaccagggtcccaggttcgactcccacttgggtcactggctgtgcagagtctgcacgttctccctgtgtctgcatgggtatcctccgggtgctctgatttcctcccacaagtcccgaaagatgtgctattaagtcagttggacattctgaattctccctccgtctacccgaacaggccggaatgtggcgactaggagcttttcacagtaacttcattgcagtgctaatgtcagtctacatgtgacaataaagcttatATAATGATTTTAAAATTTGTCTTTTCTGATTTGGTTGGGGGgtggcatgcggcacagtggttagcactgggactgtggcactgaggacccgggttcgaatcccagccctgggtcactgtccgtgtggagtttgcacattctctccatgtctgcgtttcactcccacaaccctaagatgtgcatgttatgtggattggccacgctaaattgccccttaattggaaaaaaaaataacaataattaggtcctctaaatttaaaaaaagtgatGTTGTTGAGGAATAAAATTTGGTTAGGACACCAGTGAAAATGctcctgctcttcctcaaaatgtTATGGTATTTTTATCTCCGACTGAAAGGGCAGATGAAGCCTTAGTTCCTGGAAGAGGAGCTAACAAAGATACCAGAAAGCAAGCAGAGCAGTAGGaaacatttcaaaataaatattgaacaaaaatgtcaaagtttttcatcttttgTTTTTATAAGAACATATTCTGTACAAAGTCCACGTGCTACTCAGTGTCTCTTGAAGAGGTGCTTCTTCGCGAAGAGCTGGTGATATTGAGATTACAGTGGTGTGGAAACAGCACCTCCTGATGGAATGGTCCCTCATGTTTCTATACAGGGGAGAAAACAGGCAAGTTAAAAATGAACAACTGTTACTGGTACTTAAAGGGTGCCTTTAATGTAGACAAATGTAACAATTCACTGAGTTTGTTCACTACAGTACTTTCTcaagatgtatttttaaaaattttgtcAGAACCAGTAATACACTTTTAGAATCAGATGTGCCTCTTTCCCACTCCAATTTTCtccccatttcatagaatttacagcgcaaggaaggccattcggcccaccaagtctgcactggctcttggaaagagcgtcccatttaagcccactctaacccagtaaccccaactagcctttttggacactaagggcaatttagcatggccaatccacctaaccctgcacatctttggaccgtgggaggaagcccacacagacacaggtaaacgtgtagactctgcacagacagtgacctaagcgggaatcgaaccttgcaccCTGGAGCTTGGAAgcttctgtgctaaccacttgtgttaCTGTTGCGTCATTTATTCTAAAAGTGTTTGATTTGCACTGGAGCACAGTCTCAAAGACGGCGGCAGTTCCTCGGTATGTATTATGCAGCCATTTTTCAATGGTAAAACCTGTGCTGTAAGCCAACATGTGACAGCAAAAGTCATCACAGCAGAGTGTGTACTTGTCTTCACCGGTGATCCGATGTGTTAATTGTTCCAATCCCTAGTCTGGTGTAGAATCCTggttagactgcacctggagtacggAGCACAGTTCTAGTCCCCTTACCTCAGGTAGGATATTGCCATAGATTGAGTGCAAAAATGTTCACCAGACTTATTCCCAGGATGGTAATAAGTCCATTATTACCATAAGATATGTCCATTACCACAAGATATCTTATGAAGAGAaattggggaaactgggcctaTATTCCATAGATATTCGAAGAAGGAGGTGAtcgcattgaaacctacaaaatcattaaagggatagacaggtagatgcaggtaagatggtTCCTCTGTGGGTGGAGAACCCCTGGaaccaggggacaatttcaaaataagggagaagCCAATTAGGTGGCGGGATGTggagaaatgtttttattcaaagggtggggaatctttggaattctctatcacagagggctgtgaaagctgtcattgagtatgttcaaagcagagattgacagatttctaaatagcAATGACATAAACGGATAtgaggatagtgtgggggaaAAAGACATTGGAAGTGGATGATcacccatgatcatattgaacggcctactcctgctcctgattaGAGCACTCCCTGCTACTCAATGAGAAATCAACAAACTCAAGCACTGATCTGACCAGTCTGACATGATTGGTTCAGGCCCTGACCAGGGGGTGGATTTACCAAACGAGTTATCAGTGCTGCATTGAGAAGCAAAGCAACTATCACTAACttgagccccctcccccactctaggTATATCTAGATCAGTCAGTTTCAAATATAACTGGCAATACGAAGTGGCACTGAATAAGCCTGCTATTGTGAATGTGGATTGTAGCTGATCACTTCTACCTAGCTGCTCATCAACACCCTTTTAGACACAAGTGACTGGCAACAGCCTTAAAGAGCTGGCACAAGAGATACATTTAGTGAAGAAAAAATAAAGTACATTTAGAAACAGCACACAGCTTTCAAAATAGAATTAATATATCTGCTGTGAAATTCCATTTTCAGTGATGCAAGCAGTAAAAATCAACTTGTTTTCCTGCTACTTATAAGAGATGGGAGCAATGTGGCATATGATTGCCAGTTGGCTGATCTTGATTTGGGGAAATGCAATTAGTCAGAGTAATTGCTCTGGGTTCCCATCCTCCACCACTATCCAAAGACCCTTGCTGGAAAGTGTATATTTGTGGACATCAGATAATTCAGCTCTGATGCTCTTCAGTGTCAAATATTCTATTCTTAATCTTTACGATCACACAACCGTGCAAAGTACCAGAGGGTACTCAGAACCTACGAGTCTGCACTCTAACATTTGAGATCGCAAACTGTAGCACCTTCAGAACAGAGGAACAGAGGAACATTGTGGAGTGGGATCAAAAAAGGAAAACTTGGGTCTTAATACTGGACATGAGGCTAATATACCAAGTGAGAAACGAGGACACTCAAGTGTTTGGAGAAGTGAAACTTGGTCAGTACTACTATTACCTGAAAGATAACCTACTGAGGGTTCAGAACTCTTAAAAGAAAATAGAAACTGCTCCTTACCTTTCCTGCACATTCCCAGCTGCCCTCATACGTAGATTCCAACCCATAGGAGGAGGAAAAGAACTCCAAATCCCATAAAAAGAGAAGCTACTAGGGAAATCAGTAACTCTTTGTAGATATCCCGTGTGTATTTGGTAGAAGTTACCTCGTATCTAATAAAACAGTTCAGGAAAACTAGTTGGATTTAGTTTCTGCAGTTCAGGCTCTGGTGGAAGTACCTCACACCATGAGGAGCAAGCATTGTACGCATGAGAAAATCTCCTGGATATGATGCCTTATATGGACATGAGAATTATACCATGCAATACAATGTATTATTCAGATGCGAAGGATAGAGCAGCAACCTGGCCTGTGTCTTTAAGCTCACAAAGTGCATCGAGTGTGTAACTGGAGAGGTTTCTCTGAAGATGAGATCTGCTTGTGATTCCATGACGTCTTCCCAAAGTCAGAAGAAATCAGCAATAACTAAAAATAACTTTCCACAATGTGCACGCCAAAATTTACAGGCAAAAGATGCATCTCACAAATATGCACAAAGACATACAGGAATCCTACAACTCAAATACTCAAAGCTTCACATGAATTTTTGCTTCTTCAATTGCCCCTATTTCTCCTGAAGATACGGTTTCAGACTGAACCATGAATCCCTGGGTCATTGCTCATCCTATATTACCACACATGATTCTTCATGTGAACCTAGGTAGCATGGCCTAGATATTCAGCTACATAACATAACAATGTCAAAGGCTGATCCTATTCTCATCCAAAGCCTACTCGAGTACTTCCACACGTGGAAATGCCGACTCCATACCTCCACACCCTTAAGTAGCCTATAATCCAGAGGCTAAACATTGTAGTCTCACTGTTCTGAGACCAGCTAAATTAGGAACCTTCCTGCTCTGTATGACTCAGTAGTATTGGTGACACATTTGCTCATGGAGCCATTTCACATTTACAAAACTTTCAAATCTGGTTACTGAATATTTCAAAGTCCTTTCAAAATAATTCTGACTGACTATCTGCAACAGTAAAATCAAGTTGATCACTGATAATGTGAGAGGCTATTGCAGAGGAATGGAATAATTCTCCCTTTAGCATTAAACAATTCTAATAGCTCATATTTCTATAGCACCATgaacataataaaatgtcccaaagtgcttcattaGAGTCACATAAAACTATTAGAGAAAATGGTCACAAGCATGGCAAACGAAGAGGGGTATTGGGTAGGGAAGGCAAGAGAGGGAACTGAAAACAGGgtcaacattttaaaatcaaggagtAGCTTTaccaggagccaatgtaggtcacccACATTTGATTTGAATTTAACAATACAAGCTTTTATCCTTCAACAGCCTGGACAGACTTCTTGTTATCCTGGGGAGGACTGGGTTCTCTCCAACTTTTCCTTTGGGTCGAGTTTATCTTTTCTCTGAATACGGGTCGCTCGCTTTAGATGTTTTCAGTACTATTGAAATGACCAGGGTGTCATGTCTGACATTAAAGCAGACTGACGTGGGATTAGTAATCGAAGCTGAGGATTGAGGAGGTTGGCAGCCCCGTGTATCCTGTGTATGACGGCGATTACGATGAGCTGGCTGGATGTCCTCTCCCtgggttgttttttaaaaaaaacaaatccagaCAAACATTGTGCTGGTCCTGGTCTGGcctggagggagtgggtggggactCGGGTATCAAAGGACTagccctccctcccaggatgcccagttttggggggggggggggggtcctgacgGTTGTTCTTCACCCGGTCTGGGGTCCACGCCTGCCTAGCATTAAGAGCGATTGTCCTTTAATCCTTTCCCTCCTTGTGTGAGTGGGAGTGGTGTATTGCCCGAGATGGGGTTGAGTAGATGCAAGCTCAGTGGGACGTAGGTTTTAGGTCCTGGGATATAACTTCCTTAGTTTTGTTATGGATGGTGCTGGGCTCAGCCAAGCCCGGTGCCATGGCTGGTATTTGTCCCAAAGAATTGGAGGGCACTTGTATTTATacgtgggggaggagggtgcgtCTGACTCCCGGGTGCATGGAGATTTGGGGATGGGCTGAACACTGTACTTATCAGCTATCCTGTTTTGTCCCTGGGGTAGGTACGATGCCTGCTTGTTTACTGGGTGGCTGCTTCTCCTCCTCGTGGGAtgctttgggggtgtgggttggctaCTGATTCCCTGTTAACCAAGTGATTAGTTTGGATGGTTCTTACTCTTTCTTCCTTCTGGGGGATCCCGAAGGTCGAGTCTTCTGCTGGGCCTCTCCCTTCTTTTTCCAGAGATATTTGAATGTGAAGTTTAGTCTGGTGTACGTTGAGGGTATTGGTGTTCTGGCTGTTAAGGAGTGGGTCGACAGTATTTCTTTTTTTGTGATGGCACTGGCTTTTCTCCTAGATGGGCCCGATTGGTGGGATGGCTCCCTTGGTGCCGGGAGGAGGCCGGCTCTCCCGCCCAGGGTGCCctagatgggagagagagagcgaaaaaaaaaaaaaaagagatgggaCAAGAACGATCATCCTTAGTAAAGTTCTGTGTCTCAAGGTTATCCTGTTGTTTCCCCTTGGGGGCGAGTTGTCTGCTTGCTGGTTTTGTGGCCTATTCCCTTTTGGTTGGTGGATGCGGTGTTGAATCAGGACCTGGGTTGGGTCCTGAGCTcttattatccagaggattggctCTGGTAGCTCTAGTCTTGCCTTTCCCAAGGGAGACTTTGGGTCCGAGAGTAACTTGTAGACTTGTTGCCGCCAGTCCTGTCTTCATGATTTTGGAACTGCATGATTGATATTGGTTCTGCTCTGGCATCTGCATGGATGCAATTGGGTCTGATATCTGAAAGAGATGGTTACGTTGGGTTACTGGGGTCTATGGAGCTTCTGGAATTGGGGTGCACCCTATCTGGCTGGGAGAATTTATCCTGACCTCTGATGGTAGCCTTATGTGGCATGAGGGGATGTGCATCGTCCTGTTGTGTCCTCATAACTTTATCCTGTTCATCCTTCTGTCCTTTGTAGGGTCACAGGAGCATTCAATTTTGTCCAATTTTGATTGTACTGAGCCAGTTGTGAAGTTGTTCTCCTTTTCCACTATGTGCTCATGTATGTTTCAAATTCCTacaggtacacatctccaaaaatctgtcctggtccacccacatcgacgctacaaccaagaaagcacaacagcacctatacttcctcaggaaactaaggaagttcggcatgtccacattaactcttaccaacttttacagttgcactacagaaagcatcctatctggctgcatcccagcctggtatggcaactgcttggcccagaaccacaagaaacttcagagagtcgtgaaaacagcccagtccatcacacaaacctgcctccctcccatccattgactccatcttcacctcctgctgcctggggaaagcaggcagcataatcaaagacccctcccacctggcttactcactcttctaacttctcccatcgggcaggagatacaaaagtctgagagcacgcacaaacagactcaaaaacagcttcttccccgctgttaccagactcctaaatgaccctcttatggactgacctgattaacactacacccctgtatgcttcacccattgccggtgttatctagttacattatgtaccttgtgttgccctattatgtattttcttttatttccctttctttcatgtacttaataatctgttgagctgctcgcagaaaaatacttttcactgtaccctggtacatgtgacaatagacaaatccaatccaatgttaaATTGTTTCTTCACTTATGTATGGTATTACTTTGTAACTTTATTGTATTAAGTTCTAAAATGTAAAATCcttacagtaaatatactttaaaaATAAGACCTTACAATAACCCAAAAATGCACCCAAACTAAAATTTATCATTTTCTATTGGTTTAACATGAGCTGCCCTTCCAATCTGAGTGAAAACTTGTGCCAACCATTTGTTACTCAACAAAATAACTAGATTGAAAGTACACTCAACTCATTTCAACCAAGGGAGAATCTTTTGCCCATTGTTCCCGGTTAGAATTGAACCTCTAGGAGTTAAAGGTGAATGTGCTAATCCACTAGATCATCAATATAGTTCATTAACCTGTCAAGAGTCTGAAAAGGATACACAAAGAACCATGCGGTGAAGAACATGCCAATTGCAAGGAGAACCACTGTCAAGTGCGGGAAGACAGCAGGATTGACTGGGCTTGTATATCTGGTCATAGCCTCCAGCTCCTGAAAAACAAAAACACGCATGCAATTAATCCACCAGTGATACACCCAACACACTCACTGCATGTATTGTCCCACACATGCCTTAATTGTAATGCACCTTGGGTTTGatttgtcacgtgtgccgaggtacagtgaaaagtattgttctgcatacagtccaggcagatcgctccattcATGAAAAAAACCAtacatacacaatgtaaatacatagacacaggcatcggatgaagcatacagagtgtaatactactcggtagagaagatgtgtgaagagatcagatcagtccataagagggtcattcaggagtctggcaacagtgggaaagaagccgtttttgaatctgttagtgcgtattcgcagacctttgtatctcctgcccgatggaagttggcagaatgagtaagccgggtgggaggggtctttgattatgttgccctctttcccaaggcagcaggaggtgtagacagagtcaatggatcggAGGCggctttgcgtgatggactgggctgagttcaggactctgaagtttcttacggtcttgggccaaacagttgccataccagactttGATGCAGCTAGatgagatgctttctatggtgcatctgtaaaaattgtaagagtcaatgtggacatgctgaatttccttagtttcctgagtaagtataggtgctgttgttttcttggtcgtagcgtcaacatgggtgCACAAGGACAGTTGGTGATATGCacaactaggaatttgaagctttcaaccaCCTCCACACTATTGTGCTGACAGGGGTACGtataatactttgcttcctgaagtcaatgaccagctccttagtgtAGCTGACATTGAGTGAGAGATTGAtgttgttacaccatgccaccaggttttctatctcccccctgtactctgactcagtTGTTCAAGATCCAACCCACTTCAGTCGTGTcctcaacaaacttgtagatggagccagattttgccacaGTCAtgagtgtatagggagtatagaagGGGACTAAGTATCCCCCAGCAtgcagggccccagtattgaggactattgtggaggcagTGTTGTTgtgtatccttactgattgtggtctatgggtcaggaagtcgaggatcaatttgcagagggaggagccaagtcgtaggttttggaattttgctatgagcttgtctgggattatgatgttgaaggcagagctgtagtcaatgaatgagagtctgacataggagtctttgttttcgagatgctctagggatgaacgtagggccagggagatggcgtctgctgtggaccaaggcattctgggaatatggaaTTGATGTgtcccatgaccaacctctcgaagcactgcATAATGGTAGATGCCAAGGCCACCAGACAATAGtggttgaggcacgttgcctggttcctctttggcactggtatgatggcggTCTTCTTGGAGGCAGGTAGGAACCTCAGAACGGAATAGGAAGAACTTGGAAGATGTCTGGACACACACCCAccagtgcacgaccagggactctgtCAAGACCCGTTGCTTTCCAAGGGTTCATTTTCAataaggccgatctgactttggaagctgtgatggtaggtatgggtgtgcccGAGGTTGCTTGGgaagttgacaatggtttgatggtttcctgctcgaaatagaatgcattgagttcattggggagcagCGCACTGCTGCCGGAATTCTATGTCAGTTTACTTTGTAGCCCgttttgtttaagccttgccacaaccgacaagGATCAGTGACTCTCGCTTGTCTAAGTTGCTACTCTTCATCTATCagataagtaagaagtcttacaacaccaggttaaagttcaacaggttggtttcaaacactagctttcggagcactgctcctttctcaggattcacctgtgctcaccccagttcaacgctggcatctccacatcatgcctatcAGATAAGGCAGCAAGACTCAAGAAGACAGGTCTGTGGAAAGTATCATTACCATAGCCAATACTGTCCGCAGCTGGTATCCATGTGCACATCAGGGGTGAATGAATATGATTCATAGaaatttgcagcacagaagggtAAGGGTGCCAACTGGCCCACTGCAATAGCAGCTATCCAGTCCAATTCAACTTTCaaacacttggtccgtagccttgtaggaCGCGTCAAGTGCAtctccaagtactttttaaatgttatggGTTCCTTTCTTATACCACCCCATCAGGCAGCAAGGCCCCTCAGTTCTTGTACATTTTCAAATATCCTACCACTTGTGTATTCCCATTGCATCGCTAGCTTTTGCCAAATATATTACATTAGACTTATCCAAattgaactccatttgtcacTGTTCCATCCACTTGATTAGTCCAGTGATATTTTCCTGCCGTCCAAAGCTTTCTTCTTCATTAACAACCAAAAGGCTAATTTCATAATTGTCTGATGCATCATCAGACTTCATCACACCCCTACATGCAAGTCAAAATCATTGATACATACCACTGAAAGCAAAGCACCTCTTTCTGAGCCCTGCAGAACTTCACTGGAAGCAACCTTCCAGTCACAAAATCACCCATCAGGCACTACCAATAGCCAATTTTGATCCACTTTGCCATCATTCTAATGAACTTTTACTTTGTGACCAGTCTGTCATCAAAATCCCATAAAAATCAAATGGTTTGCCTTGATTTtacttttcaaatattttttcttgtcctctttgctttcctaatttcactGCTACGCTTTTATCCCTCTCTGCCCTTTTGAGCCCACTGCATCTCTTCCATGAATACCTCCCACTGATCTGGCACTCATCTACTTCAAGTAAAATACTTCAGGAACATATAGCCCAGCTGAATCTTTCTCCCAACTTCAAGAATCACAAAGCCTGGTGCTatgctaaccttttttggaatGTAAACTAAAGAACTGTATTGTAAGTGTGGGTGGGCTATTATGTGGCAGCT
The window above is part of the Scyliorhinus canicula chromosome 9, sScyCan1.1, whole genome shotgun sequence genome. Proteins encoded here:
- the tmem258 gene encoding transmembrane protein 258; this translates as MELEAMTRYTSPVNPAVFPHLTVVLLAIGMFFTAWFFVYEVTSTKYTRDIYKELLISLVASLFMGFGVLFLLLWVGIYV